In the Flavisolibacter tropicus genome, one interval contains:
- a CDS encoding S41 family peptidase yields MLVSKHRWLWIALLGITSFAACKKNNDDAPANDPTSNPSEADKLKDTALLYSKDLYLWYKQIPSTFNARSYSDLNKEMEGIRQYSIEPGYASAVDRWSFAIDQSQWNNVSSGVGGDFGINVFFKQEGDLRVSYVEEKSPAGKAGIRRGWRILKLNGSDNITTGNANAIISAVYNSAATTFTFQKPDNSTVDLTLNAGTYLENPVQLDSVYTTGSSKVGYMVFNSFLGDTTAVYNKFSQVFSRFVNAGVQDVVIDLRYNGGGYVSVQQKLANYLAPSSANGNLMMKQEFNDKYTKYNSTDYFKKLGNLNLSRIFFIVSKSTASASELLINNLKPVLDVKIVGPSATYGKPVGYFPVAVGSWYIFPVSFKSTNKAGEGNYYNGLPLTNKSADGLDKDWGDVNESSLASVLQYISTGSFGKVVPSNIDDSKRANVNEGNSVLDRPSFKGMIDARSLQKL; encoded by the coding sequence ATGTTAGTTTCAAAACACCGTTGGCTTTGGATAGCCCTTTTGGGTATTACCAGTTTTGCTGCCTGTAAGAAAAATAATGATGATGCGCCAGCAAACGACCCAACTAGTAATCCTTCTGAAGCAGATAAATTAAAAGACACAGCTCTGCTTTATTCTAAAGATCTTTATCTGTGGTATAAACAAATTCCTTCAACTTTTAATGCCAGGAGTTATAGTGATCTGAATAAGGAAATGGAAGGAATACGGCAATATAGTATTGAGCCAGGCTATGCTTCTGCAGTAGACCGTTGGAGTTTTGCTATTGATCAAAGCCAATGGAATAATGTTAGCTCTGGTGTTGGAGGCGACTTTGGGATCAATGTATTCTTCAAACAAGAGGGCGATTTACGTGTTAGCTATGTAGAGGAAAAATCTCCTGCCGGTAAGGCTGGCATTCGTAGAGGATGGCGGATACTAAAACTGAATGGTAGTGATAATATTACTACCGGTAATGCAAACGCTATTATTAGCGCTGTTTATAATAGCGCTGCAACCACTTTTACTTTTCAAAAGCCTGATAATAGTACAGTCGATTTAACGCTTAATGCAGGTACATATCTGGAAAACCCAGTTCAATTAGATTCTGTTTACACCACGGGTTCTTCTAAAGTAGGATATATGGTATTCAATTCCTTTTTAGGAGATACTACAGCTGTCTATAATAAATTTTCTCAGGTGTTTAGCCGCTTTGTCAACGCTGGTGTTCAGGATGTGGTTATTGACCTTCGGTATAATGGTGGTGGGTATGTATCGGTTCAGCAAAAGCTGGCTAACTATTTAGCGCCATCATCAGCCAATGGGAATTTAATGATGAAACAAGAGTTTAATGATAAGTATACAAAGTATAATAGCACCGATTATTTTAAAAAACTAGGGAACCTGAATCTAAGTCGGATTTTCTTTATTGTTAGTAAAAGTACCGCCTCGGCCAGCGAGTTATTAATAAATAATTTAAAACCAGTTTTAGATGTTAAGATCGTTGGTCCATCTGCTACCTACGGAAAGCCTGTAGGGTATTTCCCAGTAGCGGTGGGTAGTTGGTATATTTTCCCAGTTTCTTTTAAAAGTACCAATAAAGCTGGTGAAGGAAATTATTACAATGGATTACCATTAACTAACAAATCTGCCGATGGTTTGGATAAGGATTGGGGAGATGTTAATGAGTCTTCTTTGGCTAGTGTGCTTCAGTATATTTCAACGGGTT
- a CDS encoding NUDIX domain-containing protein, whose amino-acid sequence MRKSAGILLYRKEKSKIEVLLVHPGGPFWAQKDLGVWSIPKGEYNENEDPLLAAVREVEEETGYRPQGPFLPLAPIKQKAGKQVMAWAAEGDLNPETIKSNTFKLQWPPNSGKWITIPEVDKAGWFSPAVAKQKIIPTQIPLIVELLVNLKIDN is encoded by the coding sequence ATGCGTAAGAGTGCCGGGATACTTCTTTACAGGAAAGAAAAGAGTAAAATTGAAGTTCTACTCGTACATCCAGGTGGCCCTTTCTGGGCACAGAAAGATCTAGGTGTATGGTCCATACCAAAAGGAGAGTATAATGAAAACGAAGACCCATTACTGGCGGCTGTACGAGAAGTAGAAGAAGAAACTGGCTACCGTCCCCAAGGTCCTTTCCTTCCGCTTGCTCCTATAAAACAAAAAGCCGGCAAGCAGGTAATGGCTTGGGCAGCCGAAGGTGACTTAAACCCCGAAACAATAAAGTCCAATACGTTCAAATTGCAATGGCCGCCAAATTCCGGAAAGTGGATAACGATACCTGAGGTAGATAAAGCTGGTTGGTTTAGCCCTGCTGTTGCCAAACAGAAGATCATTCCTACGCAAATTCCATTAATTGTTGAGTTATTAGTCAATCTCAAAATTGATAATTAA
- a CDS encoding TSUP family transporter, with amino-acid sequence MNIAIETILFLCLASFMAGFVDAIVGGGGLIQTPAALILLPAYPVAAVIASTKIPSFSGTAMAAAQYIRKVPIKWKLISIVCTIAFFASFAGSQLLTMVSNSFMKPVLLVVLSSVAVYTYSKKNFGEHTEKQHSPQKEIVLGILFSLILGFYDGFIGPGTGSFFILAFITLLGFDFLKASASAKLVNLATNLGSITLFIIQGKIIWKVAIPMAVSNAIGGAIGARLAIAKGNHFIRIFFLIVVFGTLLRFLYDVI; translated from the coding sequence ATGAACATAGCTATTGAAACTATTCTTTTCCTTTGTTTGGCCTCTTTTATGGCTGGCTTTGTTGATGCTATTGTAGGAGGTGGTGGGCTTATTCAAACACCCGCGGCCTTGATTCTACTTCCTGCTTATCCTGTAGCAGCCGTTATTGCTTCAACCAAAATTCCATCTTTTTCAGGCACTGCCATGGCTGCAGCCCAATATATCCGAAAAGTACCTATCAAGTGGAAATTGATTTCCATAGTATGCACAATAGCCTTTTTTGCATCTTTTGCAGGATCACAATTACTTACCATGGTGAGTAATTCGTTTATGAAACCAGTTTTACTAGTTGTGCTGTCTTCAGTGGCCGTTTATACTTATAGCAAAAAGAATTTTGGGGAGCACACTGAAAAACAACACAGCCCACAAAAAGAAATTGTACTTGGAATACTATTCAGTTTAATCCTAGGATTTTACGACGGGTTTATTGGCCCTGGTACCGGTAGTTTTTTTATCCTGGCTTTTATTACCCTTTTAGGTTTTGATTTTTTAAAAGCATCTGCCTCTGCTAAGTTGGTCAATCTGGCTACCAACTTAGGCTCCATTACACTTTTTATTATACAAGGTAAAATTATATGGAAAGTGGCTATCCCTATGGCGGTGTCTAATGCTATTGGTGGTGCTATAGGCGCCCGGCTAGCTATAGCAAAGGGAAATCATTTTATACGCATCTTTTTCTTAATAGTAGTATTTGGCACACTTTTACGCTTTCTATATGATGTAATTTAA
- a CDS encoding YggS family pyridoxal phosphate-dependent enzyme, whose product MLVNKNTYQEIGKDLNQKNVTLVAVSKTKPVEAIQELYELGQRDFGENYVQELIDKQSKMPSDIRWHFIGHLQSNKVKYIAPFVHLIHGVDSYKLLKEINKQGEKQGRVIDVLMQIHIAQEETKFGLDSKELEEVITQSGIDQLKNVRIRGLMGMASFSDDQTLVRREFQYLRSLFNKYNSNLPMFTILSMGMSGDYQLAVEEGSTMVRIGSLLFGARNYQQ is encoded by the coding sequence ATGTTGGTTAATAAGAATACATACCAAGAGATTGGTAAAGACTTAAATCAGAAAAATGTTACGCTTGTAGCAGTATCCAAAACAAAGCCTGTAGAAGCAATACAGGAATTGTATGAATTAGGACAACGTGATTTTGGAGAAAACTATGTACAGGAACTGATAGATAAACAGTCGAAAATGCCATCTGATATTCGCTGGCATTTTATTGGACATTTACAATCAAACAAGGTTAAATATATAGCTCCGTTTGTACACTTGATTCATGGAGTGGATAGCTATAAACTATTGAAGGAAATTAATAAGCAAGGAGAAAAGCAAGGTCGTGTAATTGATGTGTTGATGCAAATACACATAGCCCAAGAAGAAACGAAGTTTGGCCTGGATAGTAAAGAATTGGAAGAAGTAATTACCCAATCAGGTATAGATCAATTAAAGAATGTACGCATTCGGGGTTTGATGGGAATGGCCTCTTTTAGTGATGATCAAACGTTAGTGCGGCGAGAATTTCAATATTTACGAAGTCTGTTTAATAAATATAACAGTAATCTACCCATGTTTACTATTCTTTCCATGGGAATGAGCGGTGATTATCAGTTAGCAGTGGAAGAAGGGAGCACAATGGTCAGAATTGGGAGTTTACTCTTCGGAGCCAGGAATTATCAGCAATAA
- a CDS encoding acyl-CoA dehydrogenase family protein → MNFQLSEEHLMIQRAARDFAQNECLPGVIERDEKQQFPREQIMKLAELGFLGMMVDPKYGGSGLDTISYVLAMEEISKVDASVSVCMSVNNSLVCYGLEAYGSEEQKQKYLTPLAHGLKDGELYTGAFLLSEPEAGSDATSQRTTAEDKGDYYLLNGTKNWITNGGTASVYLVIAQTNPELGPKGINVLIVEKNWPGVVVAAKENKLGIRASDTHTILFNDVKVPKENRIGEDGFGFKFAMKTLAGGRIGIASQALGIASGAYELALAYSKTRKAFGTEIANHQVIAFKLADMATKIEASRLLCLRAAFEKDQMKDYTLSSSMAKVFASETAMWTTTEAVQIHGGYGFVKEYHVERLMRDAKITQIYEGTSEVQRIVISRTILK, encoded by the coding sequence ATGAACTTCCAACTAAGCGAAGAACATTTAATGATTCAGCGGGCCGCCCGCGATTTCGCACAAAACGAATGCTTGCCAGGTGTAATTGAACGTGATGAGAAACAACAATTTCCTCGTGAACAAATTATGAAACTGGCCGAACTAGGTTTCCTAGGAATGATGGTTGATCCTAAATATGGTGGTAGTGGCTTAGACACAATAAGCTATGTACTTGCCATGGAGGAGATTTCTAAAGTAGATGCCAGTGTTAGCGTATGCATGAGCGTTAACAATAGCTTGGTATGTTACGGGTTAGAAGCATATGGCTCTGAAGAGCAAAAACAAAAATACCTGACGCCCTTGGCACATGGTTTAAAAGATGGCGAACTGTATACTGGAGCTTTCCTATTAAGTGAGCCTGAGGCAGGAAGCGATGCTACTTCACAAAGAACTACTGCAGAAGATAAAGGTGATTATTATTTATTGAATGGTACTAAAAACTGGATCACCAATGGGGGGACAGCTTCTGTATATCTAGTTATTGCTCAAACCAATCCAGAGTTGGGTCCTAAAGGTATCAATGTATTAATTGTAGAGAAAAACTGGCCGGGTGTAGTAGTGGCAGCCAAAGAGAATAAACTGGGTATTCGCGCATCAGATACGCACACTATTTTGTTCAATGATGTAAAAGTGCCAAAAGAGAACAGAATCGGTGAAGATGGCTTTGGTTTTAAGTTTGCTATGAAGACGTTAGCTGGCGGACGAATTGGTATTGCTTCTCAGGCGCTAGGTATTGCTAGTGGCGCATACGAGTTAGCGTTAGCTTATTCTAAAACGCGTAAAGCTTTTGGAACTGAAATAGCCAACCATCAGGTTATTGCCTTCAAATTGGCAGATATGGCTACTAAAATTGAGGCCTCACGCTTATTGTGTTTGCGTGCGGCATTTGAAAAAGATCAGATGAAGGATTATACCCTTAGTTCTTCAATGGCCAAAGTATTTGCTTCAGAAACCGCAATGTGGACTACAACTGAAGCAGTACAAATACATGGTGGCTATGGCTTTGTAAAAGAATACCATGTAGAGCGTTTGATGCGCGATGCTAAGATTACGCAGATCTATGAAGGAACTTCTGAGGTACAGCGTATTGTAATAAGCCGAACGATATTGAAGTAA
- a CDS encoding GNAT family N-acetyltransferase — MDIQIISSNSPAYEQMINLRMEVLLDPIGIPRSYINPEKESLDNLIAAFENDQVIGCCILTPSINNSIQLRQMAVKQTIQRSGIGASIITFAEAKAKEMGYKTLFMNARDVVLPFYEKQGYQIDGEGFKEVNIPHHKMKKEL, encoded by the coding sequence ATGGATATTCAGATAATTTCTTCCAATTCACCCGCCTATGAGCAAATGATCAATCTCAGAATGGAGGTTTTGCTTGATCCAATTGGCATACCCAGATCCTATATTAACCCAGAAAAAGAAAGCCTGGATAACTTGATTGCCGCCTTTGAGAACGATCAGGTAATTGGTTGCTGTATTCTCACTCCCAGCATCAACAATAGCATTCAGCTTCGCCAGATGGCAGTTAAACAAACTATTCAACGAAGTGGCATAGGTGCATCAATTATTACATTCGCAGAAGCCAAAGCAAAGGAAATGGGTTATAAAACATTGTTTATGAACGCGAGAGACGTAGTTCTGCCCTTTTACGAAAAACAAGGCTATCAAATAGATGGAGAGGGCTTTAAAGAGGTTAATATTCCACACCATAAAATGAAAAAGGAGCTATAA
- a CDS encoding fatty acid desaturase family protein: MATPKFSNVKHSFHSELKKRINQYFQQTGKKSTGGVALSLKAILLVSAFIFMYIHLVFFTPPVFWAIVECVIFAGSIAAIGFNIMHDGAHGSFSKYKWVNELAAFSLEVLGGSSFMWNMKHNVIHHAYTNIDGIDDDIDIQPWMRMSSTQPKYGFHKYQHRYFWVLYAMLYVLWVFVLDFQKYFKQRVGSMPLKKMSFYDHLVFWGFKLLYVFLFIGLPIYEVGFISWLVGFLITTLVAGFVISIVFQLAHTVEHTHFPMPDAETGKLDDEWAIHQLKTTANFAPRNRVISWFVGGLNFQIEHHLFPKISHIHYPAISKIIKQTCAEYDVPYIEYPKMIHAVASHVSFLKQMGRAA; the protein is encoded by the coding sequence ATGGCAACACCGAAATTCTCAAACGTAAAGCACTCTTTTCATTCAGAGTTAAAAAAACGTATTAACCAGTATTTTCAGCAAACTGGTAAAAAGTCTACAGGTGGAGTAGCTCTTTCTCTTAAAGCCATTCTTTTGGTTTCGGCTTTCATTTTTATGTATATACATCTGGTGTTTTTCACTCCGCCAGTTTTTTGGGCCATAGTAGAATGTGTAATCTTTGCAGGTTCAATTGCTGCCATAGGCTTTAATATCATGCACGATGGGGCTCATGGTAGTTTTAGTAAGTACAAATGGGTAAATGAGCTGGCTGCTTTTTCTTTAGAGGTATTAGGTGGAAGTTCTTTTATGTGGAATATGAAGCATAATGTAATTCACCATGCCTATACTAATATTGATGGTATTGACGATGATATAGACATTCAGCCTTGGATGCGCATGAGTTCTACACAGCCGAAATATGGTTTCCATAAATATCAGCATCGCTATTTCTGGGTATTATATGCCATGTTGTATGTGCTTTGGGTGTTTGTGCTGGACTTTCAAAAGTATTTTAAGCAACGTGTAGGATCTATGCCTTTGAAGAAGATGAGCTTTTACGATCATCTTGTTTTTTGGGGCTTTAAATTGTTGTATGTGTTTTTGTTTATTGGTTTGCCAATCTATGAAGTTGGTTTTATTTCATGGTTAGTTGGATTCTTAATAACTACGCTGGTAGCAGGTTTTGTTATAAGTATAGTATTCCAATTGGCACATACCGTGGAGCATACTCATTTCCCGATGCCAGATGCAGAGACTGGCAAACTGGATGATGAGTGGGCTATTCACCAGTTAAAGACTACCGCCAACTTTGCACCTCGTAACAGAGTTATTAGCTGGTTCGTAGGCGGTTTGAACTTTCAGATTGAACACCATTTATTTCCTAAAATTTCTCATATTCATTACCCAGCTATTAGTAAAATCATTAAGCAAACATGTGCTGAGTATGATGTTCCTTATATTGAATATCCAAAGATGATACATGCGGTAGCTTCACATGTTTCATTTTTAAAACAAATGGGTAGAGCAGCGTAG
- the bshB1 gene encoding bacillithiol biosynthesis deacetylase BshB1 translates to MKLDVLAIGAHPDDVELGCSGVLIKEVNSGRKVGIIDLTEGELGTRGTVATRYQEAADAAKIIGAHVRENLKMRDGFFVNDEAHQMKVIRMLRKYQPEIVIGNILEDRHPDHGKGGQLIYDACFLSGLRQVKTYDDNGKEQEKWRPKYLLHYIQDRFYEPDVIVDISDVWEQRLDSIKAYKTQFFDPNSSEPQTYISSPEFLEAVTARARLLGKRIGVQFAEGFLSKKSIGISSLDALVLQET, encoded by the coding sequence ATGAAATTGGATGTATTAGCTATTGGCGCACACCCTGATGATGTGGAGTTGGGCTGTTCCGGTGTATTGATCAAGGAAGTAAATAGTGGTAGAAAAGTTGGTATCATAGACTTAACAGAAGGAGAGTTGGGTACCCGTGGCACCGTGGCAACCCGTTACCAAGAGGCTGCTGATGCTGCTAAAATCATAGGCGCGCATGTACGCGAGAATCTTAAAATGAGGGATGGCTTCTTTGTAAATGATGAAGCTCACCAAATGAAGGTGATTCGTATGTTGCGCAAATATCAACCCGAAATTGTCATCGGAAACATACTTGAAGATCGTCACCCCGATCATGGCAAAGGTGGACAACTTATCTATGACGCCTGTTTTTTATCTGGTTTGCGACAGGTAAAAACTTATGATGACAATGGTAAGGAGCAGGAGAAATGGCGTCCTAAATACTTGCTTCATTATATTCAAGACCGTTTTTACGAACCTGATGTGATTGTAGATATCAGCGATGTGTGGGAGCAACGGCTTGATTCGATCAAGGCTTATAAAACACAGTTTTTTGACCCAAACAGCTCTGAGCCTCAGACTTATATATCTAGTCCTGAGTTTTTAGAAGCTGTTACAGCAAGGGCTCGACTTTTAGGTAAACGGATTGGTGTGCAATTTGCGGAAGGCTTTCTTTCCAAAAAAAGCATTGGCATTTCAAGTCTAGATGCACTGGTGCTTCAGGAAACTTAA
- the accD gene encoding acetyl-CoA carboxylase, carboxyltransferase subunit beta, whose protein sequence is MSKQFEDFDANLAGEEGKTEETKTSWFKRLTKGITTPSSERKETPEGLWTKCPECNYICTINDLREQLFVCPTCGFHHRIGSHEYYEILFDDNEYTELFENIRSKDFLGFTDLKPYQKRLEETWSKSNLKDSMRVATGKVGGNDIVIACMDFGFIGGSLGSVMGEKFSRAVDYCIQNNMPYMVISKSGGARMMESAFSLMQLAKTSGKLSQLSDAKLPYISLLTDPTFGGISASFGMLGDLNIAEPGALIGFAGPRVIKETIKRDLPEGFQRSEFILEHGFLDFIVNRKELKEKLAKVVTLFKN, encoded by the coding sequence ATGTCCAAACAATTTGAGGATTTTGACGCAAACCTCGCTGGCGAAGAAGGAAAGACAGAAGAAACAAAAACCAGTTGGTTTAAACGATTAACAAAAGGTATTACGACTCCATCGTCTGAAAGAAAGGAAACTCCTGAGGGTTTGTGGACCAAATGTCCGGAGTGTAATTATATCTGTACCATAAATGATTTACGCGAGCAATTGTTTGTCTGCCCTACTTGCGGTTTTCATCATCGTATTGGAAGCCATGAATACTACGAGATATTGTTTGACGACAACGAATACACTGAGTTATTTGAAAATATTCGTTCAAAAGACTTTTTAGGCTTTACAGATTTAAAACCTTACCAAAAACGTTTGGAAGAAACCTGGTCAAAAAGCAACCTAAAAGATTCCATGCGTGTAGCCACAGGTAAAGTGGGTGGAAACGATATCGTAATTGCCTGTATGGACTTTGGCTTTATCGGCGGTTCATTAGGTAGTGTTATGGGTGAAAAATTCAGCCGGGCAGTTGATTACTGTATTCAGAACAATATGCCATACATGGTTATCTCTAAGAGTGGTGGCGCCCGTATGATGGAAAGCGCCTTCTCCTTAATGCAGTTAGCCAAAACAAGTGGTAAACTATCCCAATTATCAGATGCCAAACTGCCTTATATCTCTTTATTAACCGATCCTACGTTTGGTGGTATTTCAGCATCTTTCGGTATGCTGGGCGACTTAAATATTGCAGAACCAGGTGCTTTAATAGGTTTCGCTGGACCTCGTGTTATTAAAGAGACTATCAAAAGAGACCTGCCTGAAGGGTTTCAGCGTAGTGAATTCATTTTAGAGCACGGCTTCTTAGATTTCATTGTAAACCGTAAGGAATTAAAAGAGAAGCTGGCGAAAGTTGTAACGCTTTTCAAAAACTAG
- the smpB gene encoding SsrA-binding protein SmpB, which translates to MEIKNRSAYFEYYVDDKYVAGISLLGTEVKSLRTGRASFNDSYCLFQKGELWIKSLHISEYSHGTVNNHDPIRDRKLLLTKRELKKLDAKIKEKGYTIIPLRIFFTDKNLAKLEIGLAKGKKLHDKRETIKQRDTERELKRYIK; encoded by the coding sequence ATGGAAATTAAGAACCGCTCGGCTTACTTTGAATACTATGTTGACGATAAATATGTAGCTGGCATTTCATTGCTGGGTACAGAAGTAAAGTCGTTACGTACAGGCCGGGCGAGCTTCAATGATAGTTATTGCCTATTTCAAAAAGGAGAACTCTGGATCAAATCCCTGCACATCTCCGAATACTCGCACGGGACAGTTAACAATCATGACCCAATACGCGATCGTAAACTCTTGCTTACAAAAAGAGAATTGAAAAAGCTGGATGCCAAGATCAAAGAAAAAGGATATACTATAATTCCACTGCGCATCTTCTTTACAGATAAGAATCTAGCCAAACTAGAAATAGGACTGGCAAAAGGTAAAAAGCTTCACGACAAGCGTGAAACCATTAAGCAGCGTGATACTGAGCGGGAATTAAAACGCTACATTAAATAA
- a CDS encoding adenylate/guanylate cyclase domain-containing protein, translating into MSQHRQLAAILFTDIEGYTAIMQKDEQQAIALKDRHRDVLQAKHREFNGKIIQFYGDGTLSIFQSVIEAVQCALSMQLSLRKNLFVPVRMGLHVGDVIIDNENVVGDGVNLASRIESLSIAGSVLLSDKVNDEIQNHPDLKTVSIGIYQLKNVKREVEVFALEHDGLIIPPKDSLLGKAEVSKKQSQRKREGVQVRFNKPIKSSPEKSIAVLPFVNLSNDPEQEYFGDGVAEEILNSLTHIKELKVAGRSSSFQFNQRTVDLDEVKEKLGVSTVLEGSVRKQGNRLRITVQLVNVEDGFHLWSEKYDRDLDDIFAIQDEIASAISEKLKVTLLDLDTITSSTKIYRHNPQAYDLYLKGRFYINRRGSAIMTGLKHIEQAIDIDPDFALAHAGYADGNLLAAFYGLMPPLQVLYKAKESAEKAIELNPTLSEAYCSLGTFYTFERKWKEAEGYFQKAISLNPNYPQVYYWYGLDLLAWVIGDFDEAEQYGQMALKLDPYSAITHGALGAILFSVGKFKDAIKACKAGLELDAYSFLCRLYEANSYMCLDQYEEAIVAYEKAMKISNRHHFAQNGLIVTYCKMGNLEKARALMHDLKERQAKAYVPYGFTGISSAYLGDVDEAFDYFEKAFENKEPVLLTLKYEPYIPENIKTDPRYTKLLSRMGFPN; encoded by the coding sequence ATGAGTCAACACCGCCAATTAGCAGCCATACTGTTTACAGATATTGAGGGGTATACGGCTATCATGCAAAAAGATGAGCAGCAGGCTATCGCTTTAAAAGACCGTCATCGGGATGTACTACAAGCGAAGCATCGGGAATTTAATGGCAAGATCATTCAGTTTTATGGCGATGGAACACTGAGTATTTTTCAAAGTGTAATTGAAGCAGTACAGTGCGCCTTATCAATGCAACTATCATTGCGAAAGAATCTGTTTGTGCCTGTGCGGATGGGGCTGCATGTAGGCGATGTGATTATTGATAATGAAAATGTAGTAGGCGATGGTGTGAACCTTGCCTCACGCATTGAATCCTTAAGTATAGCAGGAAGTGTGTTATTGTCTGATAAGGTAAATGATGAGATTCAGAATCACCCGGATCTTAAAACAGTCTCCATAGGTATATATCAACTGAAGAATGTAAAACGAGAAGTTGAAGTGTTTGCTCTAGAGCACGATGGTTTAATTATACCCCCCAAAGACTCTTTATTGGGTAAGGCAGAGGTAAGTAAGAAGCAATCTCAGCGCAAACGTGAGGGGGTACAGGTACGGTTTAATAAGCCTATCAAGAGTTCACCTGAAAAAAGTATTGCTGTATTACCATTTGTAAACTTGAGTAATGATCCGGAACAGGAATACTTTGGAGATGGGGTAGCAGAGGAGATATTAAACTCACTAACACACATAAAAGAATTAAAGGTTGCTGGACGTAGTTCTTCCTTTCAATTTAATCAGCGAACAGTAGACCTTGACGAAGTGAAAGAGAAACTAGGGGTGAGCACCGTTTTGGAAGGAAGTGTGCGCAAACAAGGTAATCGATTAAGAATAACTGTGCAACTGGTCAATGTTGAAGATGGCTTTCATTTATGGTCTGAGAAATACGATCGGGATTTAGACGACATCTTTGCTATTCAGGATGAAATAGCAAGCGCTATATCGGAAAAGCTAAAAGTAACCTTACTTGACCTGGATACAATAACATCTTCCACAAAAATATATCGGCACAATCCACAGGCTTATGATCTTTATCTGAAAGGGCGTTTTTACATAAATAGGAGGGGTTCTGCTATTATGACGGGACTTAAGCATATTGAGCAGGCAATAGACATCGATCCCGACTTTGCATTAGCCCATGCTGGCTATGCCGATGGAAACTTATTGGCTGCCTTTTATGGTTTGATGCCGCCTCTGCAAGTATTATATAAAGCCAAAGAGTCGGCGGAAAAGGCCATTGAATTGAATCCTACTTTAAGTGAGGCTTATTGCTCCTTGGGAACATTTTACACATTTGAACGAAAATGGAAAGAAGCGGAGGGGTATTTTCAAAAGGCTATATCCCTCAATCCTAATTATCCCCAAGTTTACTATTGGTATGGATTGGATCTATTAGCATGGGTTATAGGCGATTTTGATGAAGCAGAGCAATATGGCCAGATGGCGTTGAAGTTAGACCCTTATAGTGCTATTACGCATGGCGCATTGGGAGCCATTCTATTCTCTGTGGGTAAATTTAAAGATGCTATAAAGGCTTGTAAGGCTGGTCTTGAATTAGATGCATATTCCTTCCTTTGTCGGCTTTATGAGGCAAATTCCTACATGTGCCTTGATCAATATGAAGAAGCTATCGTTGCCTATGAAAAAGCAATGAAAATATCCAACAGGCACCACTTTGCTCAAAACGGATTGATTGTAACCTATTGTAAAATGGGCAACCTGGAAAAAGCGCGAGCCTTGATGCATGACCTGAAAGAGCGGCAAGCAAAAGCTTATGTGCCTTATGGCTTTACGGGTATATCATCAGCATATTTGGGTGATGTTGATGAGGCCTTTGACTATTTTGAAAAAGCATTTGAAAATAAAGAGCCTGTTCTGCTGACATTAAAATACGAGCCCTATATACCAGAGAATATAAAAACAGATCCACGGTATACAAAGCTACTATCACGCATGGGGTTCCCCAATTAA